A DNA window from Halogeometricum borinquense DSM 11551 contains the following coding sequences:
- a CDS encoding ArsA family ATPase: MTETEHPHGDETDIVLYGGKGGVGKTTCAAAHALALSKRREGDTLVVSTDPAHSLGDAFEQELSGEPTEVVDSLFAIEVDAETGQEAYRHVVEALADEFRDAGLRLDDDDLERLFKAGLVPGGDEVAALEYIARYADAGYSHVVFDTAPTGHTLRLLDLPEVLGETLGVAGEVQRRVRRTAQAAKSVFFGPAAYWGSNSGSDEVVSLQERVGSVQQVLRDPSRTHFCVVLTPERMAIAEAERLVERLDEASVPSDCVVVNRVFENPDGCRCDRCQRDAERHRDRIEAVEERFSVPINCVPQLEGEAQGVDALERLGSYLLA, from the coding sequence ATGACCGAGACAGAGCATCCGCACGGTGACGAAACCGACATTGTTCTGTACGGAGGGAAAGGTGGCGTCGGAAAGACGACCTGTGCGGCAGCGCACGCTCTCGCGCTCTCGAAACGGCGTGAGGGAGACACACTCGTGGTCTCAACTGATCCTGCCCACTCACTCGGCGACGCTTTCGAACAAGAACTCAGTGGAGAACCCACGGAGGTTGTTGACTCACTGTTTGCCATCGAAGTTGATGCCGAAACCGGACAGGAGGCTTACCGGCACGTCGTTGAGGCACTCGCCGACGAGTTTCGAGACGCCGGACTGCGACTGGATGACGACGATTTGGAGCGACTGTTCAAGGCCGGACTCGTACCGGGTGGCGATGAGGTGGCTGCTCTGGAGTACATCGCCCGCTACGCCGACGCCGGGTACAGCCACGTCGTATTCGACACTGCACCGACTGGGCATACGCTCCGACTACTCGACTTGCCAGAAGTGCTCGGGGAGACACTCGGCGTTGCTGGCGAAGTTCAACGGCGCGTTCGGCGGACTGCACAGGCGGCCAAAAGCGTGTTTTTCGGCCCGGCAGCATATTGGGGTTCAAATAGTGGTTCTGACGAGGTAGTGTCGCTCCAAGAGCGCGTTGGGTCCGTTCAGCAGGTGTTGCGTGATCCGTCACGGACTCATTTTTGTGTGGTGCTCACTCCAGAGCGTATGGCAATTGCTGAAGCTGAGCGGTTGGTCGAGAGGCTTGACGAGGCATCAGTTCCCTCCGACTGTGTGGTGGTGAATCGCGTCTTCGAGAATCCCGACGGCTGTCGTTGTGACCGATGCCAGCGGGATGCCGAGCGGCATCGAGACCGAATCGAAGCGGTTGAGGAGCGGTTTTCAGTGCCGATCAACTGTGTGCCGCAGTTGGAGGGTGAAGCACAGGGCGTGGATGCGCTCGAAAGACTTGGTTCGTATTTGCTAGCGTAA